From one Amycolatopsis sp. FDAARGOS 1241 genomic stretch:
- the glyA gene encoding serine hydroxymethyltransferase — translation MTHQPALSALAATDPQIAGLVEDEAQRQHDKIRLIASENYVSRAVLEATGTVLTNKYSEGYAGKRYYEGQQFIDPIERLAIERAKAVFGVDHANVQPYSGSPANLAVYLAFAQPGDTVLGMALPDGGHLTHGWSVSATGKWFNAVRYGVRKETGRVDFDQVRDLALEHRPKLIFAGGTAIPRTIDFPKFAEIAREVDAVLVADIAHIAGLIAGGAHPSPVGHAQVITTTTHKTLRGPRGAMIMSDAEHAKALDKAVFPGLQGGPHNHTTAAIAVALHEAQQPSFSDYAHAIVANARALADALLARGYDLVSGGTDNHLLLIDLTNKNVPGKPAAQALDRAGIELNYNTVPFDPRKPFDPSGIRLGTSAITTRGLKPEHQPQVAEWIDRTITAVATQDEAVQDTIAAEIREFLAPFPIPGYSA, via the coding sequence ATGACACACCAGCCCGCCCTTTCCGCGCTCGCCGCGACGGACCCGCAGATCGCCGGGCTCGTCGAGGACGAAGCCCAGCGCCAGCACGACAAGATCCGGCTCATCGCGTCGGAGAACTACGTCTCGCGCGCGGTGCTCGAGGCCACGGGCACGGTGCTCACCAACAAGTACTCCGAGGGCTACGCCGGCAAGCGCTACTACGAGGGCCAGCAGTTCATCGACCCGATCGAGCGCCTCGCGATCGAGCGCGCGAAAGCGGTGTTCGGCGTCGACCACGCGAACGTGCAGCCGTACTCCGGCTCGCCGGCGAACCTGGCCGTGTACCTGGCGTTCGCGCAGCCCGGTGACACCGTGCTCGGCATGGCCCTGCCCGACGGCGGTCACCTCACGCACGGCTGGTCCGTGTCTGCGACGGGCAAGTGGTTCAACGCGGTCCGCTACGGCGTGCGCAAGGAAACCGGCCGCGTCGACTTCGACCAGGTGCGCGACCTCGCGCTGGAGCACCGCCCGAAGCTGATCTTCGCGGGTGGCACGGCGATCCCGCGCACCATCGACTTCCCGAAGTTCGCGGAGATCGCCCGCGAGGTCGACGCCGTCCTCGTGGCCGACATCGCCCACATCGCCGGCCTCATCGCAGGCGGTGCGCACCCGTCACCCGTCGGCCACGCCCAGGTCATCACCACCACGACCCACAAGACCCTGCGCGGCCCGCGCGGCGCCATGATCATGTCCGACGCGGAGCACGCGAAGGCCCTCGACAAGGCCGTGTTCCCCGGCCTGCAGGGTGGCCCCCACAACCACACGACGGCCGCCATCGCGGTCGCGCTGCACGAGGCGCAGCAGCCGTCGTTCTCCGACTACGCCCACGCCATCGTCGCCAACGCGCGGGCCCTCGCCGACGCCTTGCTCGCCCGCGGCTACGACCTCGTCTCCGGCGGCACCGACAACCACCTGCTCCTGATCGACCTCACGAACAAGAACGTGCCCGGCAAGCCCGCCGCCCAGGCCCTCGACCGCGCCGGAATCGAGCTGAACTACAACACCGTGCCCTTCGACCCGCGCAAACCCTTCGACCCGTCGGGCATCCGCTTGGGCACCTCCGCCATCACCACGCGCGGCCTCAAGCCCGAGCACCAGCCCCAGGTCGCCGAGTGGATCGACCGCACCATCACGGCGGTGGCCACCCAGGACGAGGCCGTGCAGGACACCATCGCCGCGGAGATCCGCGAATTCCTGGCCCCGTTCCCGATCCCCGGCTACTCCGCCTGA
- a CDS encoding inorganic diphosphatase: protein MEFDVTIEIPKGERNKYEVDHKTGRIKLDRTLFTATQYPADYGFIDDTLGQDGDPLDVLVLVQEPTFPGCLIRCRAIGMFRMTDEKGPDDKVLAIPTNDPRLEHLRDIHHLNEFHKLEIQHFFEVYKDLEPGKSVEGSTWVGRAEAEAEISRSYEREQDRLAKEEVEGSAH, encoded by the coding sequence GTGGAGTTCGACGTCACGATCGAAATCCCCAAGGGGGAGCGCAACAAGTACGAGGTCGACCACAAGACAGGACGCATCAAGCTCGACCGGACCCTGTTCACGGCGACGCAGTACCCGGCTGACTACGGCTTCATCGACGACACCCTCGGCCAGGACGGCGACCCGCTCGACGTGCTGGTGCTGGTGCAGGAGCCGACGTTCCCGGGTTGCCTGATCCGCTGCCGCGCCATCGGCATGTTCCGCATGACCGACGAAAAGGGCCCGGACGACAAGGTGCTGGCCATCCCGACCAACGATCCGCGACTGGAGCACCTGCGCGACATCCACCACCTCAACGAGTTCCACAAGCTCGAGATCCAGCACTTCTTCGAGGTCTACAAGGACCTCGAGCCGGGCAAGAGCGTCGAGGGCTCGACGTGGGTGGGCCGCGCGGAAGCCGAGGCCGAGATCTCGCGGTCGTACGAGCGGGAGCAGGACCGGCTGGCCAAGGAAGAGGTCGAGGGCTCGGCTCACTGA